TTTCTACCAGTTTCATATCGTTCACTAGCCTTACTTTAACACCAGGCAAAGGCTTTCCAATATATCCCGCTCTTCTTTCTCCATCATATGGATTACTTATTCCCATACCTATTTCTGTCATACCATATCTTTCCAGCAAATAATGCCCTGAAATTTCGGCCCATTTTTCCATAACCGAAACTGGTAATGCCGCAGAGCCTGATACCATCAATCTGAATTTCTGCATGGCTTCACTAAGTTTTTCCTGCTCAACAATGGGAAGGCTTTCAAAATGGGCTATTAACTTAAAATATATGGTCGGCACAGCCATAAACACATTTAGTTTCCCTTCCAGAAAAATCCTGAAAACTTCCTCTGCACTGAAAGTGGGTAAAAATTGTACTACTGCACCACTCCAAAGTCCGCAGGAAACCACATTTACGATACCATGCACATGGTGTAAGGGTAAAATGCATATGGTGTAATCATCGGCTATCCATTTCCAGGAATCTACCAAAGTACTGATTTGTGATTGAAGAATTGAATGAGTAGTAACTACCCCTTTAGGCTTACTGGTGGTGCCACTAGTATATAATATCATGGCGTTTCGGGACAAATCCACATCAGGAAGTTTTGAAACGGCCGAATCGATTAAATCCTCTACTTTTAAAATCTTTACAGGAAATTTAGTTTTTAATTCCTGCAGATACTCAAAATACGTCGCATCGGCTAGAATGATAGTGGCTTCAGTGTCTTCAATTACATATTCTATTGAAGGAAGCGGATAATTGATGGCAATCGGCACTGCTACTCCACCAGCACGCCAGATTCCCCACTGAGTTGCCACATAATTGATACCCGGATTTACCATGTAAGCAACCCTTTGCTGACAAAGGTCTGGCTTATTTCCTAATAAACCACTGGCTACACTTGCCGAAAACTGTAGTAATTGTGAATAAGAATATTCATTATCAGCATCAACAACGGCTGTTTTGTTTCCAAAACCGGAAGTATTTTTGATTAATTGAAGCATTTATGTTAAGGTTGAGATTCATGATACTTGACAAAAAAATTAAAGTATCAATCAGATACAATAATATTTGAAAAAATGGGTAAAACCGAATTTTGCGATTAAAAATTTAATGTCACAATAATTTATACGAAAATATTGGCAAAATACAATGGTTAATTACTGTATTTATGATTTCAAAATGTATGAAAACATGGTCAAAAATTCGAAATATGAAAATTTCAATATTAATTATTACATCCTGATTTCAACATCCTATACTTTTCTCAGAATACTCCTAAGGGCGTTTTTTGGACAATTTTAAAAAACATTGCACCTTTCTACCCAATCCTTGCACTTTTCTAACAAGTATGGTACTTTTCCAATATTATCATGGCATCCTGTAAAGAACTTTCATGTAAGTACATTTTTACAATTGACACGTATTCAGTATCTTCTGTACATTTGCAGTATCAAAGGTTTTCGAAAAAGGTAAAATTATCTAAGACAAAATCAAGATTTAAATATTTTTCCAAATAAGAAAACAAGAACAAAAAATATTATGAAAAAGCTTACATTAACTTTAGCAGTATTGATGGGAGTATCAGCTGCTAACCTGACAAACGCCGCCAACGGACTTAAAATCGTAGAAATCAAAGCCGAGGCGAATGGACTAACTGTGAAGGCTATCGATGGCCTTAAATTTAGATTGAGTTTGGACAAACTTTCGAAAAAAACATATATCGCTATCAAAAACAACCAGGGTGAAATTTTCCATTCTGAGTATGTAGGAAAACAAGACGCTTTCTCTAAAGTGTATGACTTGAGCAACCTTCCTGATGGAAATTATTATTTCGAAGTTGTAACCGGAAACGAAAAAATGAATAAGCCATTCCAGATCTCAACAAATGTTAAGAGAACTGCAATTGCCAACTAATTAATTATTAAAGACTAAAAAAAATTAAAGAATATTTATGAAAAAGCTTATTATAACATTCGCAGTTTTGATGGGAGTATCAGCTGCAAGCATGGCAACAGCCGCCAATGGACTTAAAATTGTAGAAATCAATGCCGAAACAAATGGACTTACTGTAAAAGCCATCGATGGCCTGAAATTCAAATTAAGTCTTGATAATCTTTCGAAAAAAACATATATTTCTATCAAAAATAACCAGGGTGAAACTTTTCACACTGAGTTTATAGCCAAAAAAGACTCTTTCTCTAAAGTGTTTGATTTGAGC
The sequence above is a segment of the Cytophagaceae bacterium genome. Coding sequences within it:
- a CDS encoding acyl-CoA synthetase; the encoded protein is MLQLIKNTSGFGNKTAVVDADNEYSYSQLLQFSASVASGLLGNKPDLCQQRVAYMVNPGINYVATQWGIWRAGGVAVPIAINYPLPSIEYVIEDTEATIILADATYFEYLQELKTKFPVKILKVEDLIDSAVSKLPDVDLSRNAMILYTSGTTSKPKGVVTTHSILQSQISTLVDSWKWIADDYTICILPLHHVHGIVNVVSCGLWSGAVVQFLPTFSAEEVFRIFLEGKLNVFMAVPTIYFKLIAHFESLPIVEQEKLSEAMQKFRLMVSGSAALPVSVMEKWAEISGHYLLERYGMTEIGMGISNPYDGERRAGYIGKPLPGVKVRLVNDMKLVEKETEPGEIQVKGSNVFKEYWNKPEATKKSFTDDGWFMTGDIAVVENGYYRILGRDSVDIIKSGGYKISALEIEEVLRKHPEISDCCVVGIPDEEWGEVVAAAVLSPESDLDFKKLNDWMRQNMPAYKTPRKYIKVEELPRNAMGKVTKNDVKKIFV